Proteins co-encoded in one Pseudorhizobium banfieldiae genomic window:
- the hisH gene encoding imidazole glycerol phosphate synthase subunit HisH translates to MRVAIIDYGSGNLRSATKAFERAAHEGGLSATVELTDKADVVAAADRIVLPGVGAYADCRAGLDAVPGMHDALVQAVEKNGRPFFGICVGMQLMSSRGLEKTVTHGLGWIEGDVREMEPSDPNLKIPQIGWNTLDLKRPHPLFDGIPTGPDGLHAYFVHSYHLAAKNPQDVVATTDYGGPMTAFVARDNMAGSQFHPEKSQTLGLALIANFLRWKP, encoded by the coding sequence ATGCGCGTCGCGATCATCGACTACGGCTCCGGCAATCTCAGGTCTGCGACCAAGGCCTTCGAACGTGCCGCGCACGAGGGGGGCCTAAGTGCCACGGTCGAGCTGACCGACAAGGCGGATGTGGTTGCCGCGGCCGATCGGATCGTCCTGCCGGGCGTCGGCGCCTATGCAGACTGCCGCGCCGGGCTCGACGCCGTCCCCGGAATGCACGACGCGCTGGTTCAGGCGGTCGAGAAAAATGGCCGGCCCTTCTTCGGCATCTGCGTCGGCATGCAGCTCATGTCATCCCGCGGGCTCGAGAAGACGGTCACGCATGGCCTTGGCTGGATCGAAGGCGACGTCAGGGAAATGGAGCCTTCCGATCCGAACCTGAAGATCCCGCAGATTGGCTGGAATACGCTCGACCTGAAGCGCCCTCACCCTCTCTTCGATGGAATCCCGACCGGACCGGATGGACTGCACGCCTATTTCGTCCACTCCTATCATCTGGCGGCAAAGAACCCGCAGGACGTCGTGGCGACCACCGACTACGGTGGACCAATGACCGCCTTCGTGGCCCGCGACAACATGGCCGGCTCGCAATTCCACCCGGAGAAGAGCCAGACCCTGGGTCTCGCACTGATCGCCAATTTTCTGCGATGGAAGCCCTGA
- a CDS encoding DUF2628 domain-containing protein, producing the protein MKSYLILTPPGTDPDHEKTVILADRFSWLALFFPWIWLLTKRLWLAALAVFLAQVAAGQLMQVSGFAVVGFLAALSINLLVALEGRHFYSESLIRRGWALQDVVMAADLDTAEEIYFAGLPQASTAPVAAANWVNSVRTPSAAGWDRGGIGLFDQGGR; encoded by the coding sequence TTGAAGAGTTATCTTATTCTCACCCCTCCGGGCACAGATCCGGATCACGAGAAGACCGTGATCCTTGCCGACCGCTTCTCCTGGCTTGCGCTGTTCTTTCCATGGATCTGGCTCCTGACCAAGCGGCTGTGGCTCGCGGCACTGGCTGTCTTCCTTGCACAGGTTGCCGCCGGCCAGCTGATGCAGGTTTCCGGATTTGCGGTGGTGGGATTTCTCGCCGCCCTTTCCATCAATCTTCTCGTTGCACTGGAAGGACGGCACTTCTATAGCGAGAGCCTCATCCGGCGCGGGTGGGCGCTGCAGGACGTTGTCATGGCAGCGGATCTCGATACCGCCGAGGAAATTTACTTTGCAGGCCTGCCTCAGGCTTCGACGGCCCCGGTCGCCGCTGCCAACTGGGTAAATTCCGTTCGCACCCCCTCCGCAGCAGGGTGGGACCGTGGCGGGATTGGCCTCTTCGACCAGGGAGGACGCTGA
- the hisA gene encoding 1-(5-phosphoribosyl)-5-[(5-phosphoribosylamino)methylideneamino]imidazole-4-carboxamide isomerase, whose amino-acid sequence MILFPAIDLKDGQCVRLKLGDMEQATVYNADPAAQAKAFEDQGFEWLHVVDLNGAFAGESVNGAAVDAILKATKNPVQLGGGIRTLAHIENWLSRGLARVILGTVAVRDPALVIEACKEFPGKIAVGIDAKGGKVAVEGWAEASELGVIELAQKFEGAGVSAIIYTDIDRDGILTGINWESTLELANAVSIPVIASGGLASIDDIRRMLQPDAARLEGAISGRALYDGRIDPAEALALIRKQKGEAA is encoded by the coding sequence ATGATCCTCTTTCCCGCCATCGACCTCAAGGACGGCCAGTGCGTGCGCCTCAAGCTCGGCGACATGGAGCAGGCCACCGTATATAATGCTGACCCGGCAGCCCAGGCGAAAGCCTTCGAAGACCAGGGCTTCGAGTGGCTGCATGTGGTCGACCTGAACGGCGCCTTCGCCGGCGAAAGCGTCAACGGCGCGGCCGTAGATGCTATCCTGAAGGCAACGAAGAACCCGGTGCAGCTCGGTGGCGGCATTCGCACGCTCGCACATATCGAGAACTGGCTGTCGCGCGGACTGGCGCGCGTCATCCTCGGCACCGTGGCGGTGCGCGATCCCGCACTGGTCATCGAAGCCTGCAAAGAATTTCCCGGCAAGATCGCCGTCGGCATCGATGCCAAGGGCGGCAAGGTCGCCGTCGAGGGCTGGGCGGAGGCTTCCGAGCTCGGCGTCATCGAGCTCGCCCAGAAGTTCGAAGGCGCCGGCGTCTCAGCGATCATCTACACGGACATCGACCGCGACGGCATCCTGACCGGCATCAACTGGGAGTCGACCCTAGAACTCGCGAATGCGGTGTCGATCCCCGTCATCGCCTCCGGAGGCCTTGCATCGATCGACGACATACGGCGGATGCTGCAGCCTGATGCCGCACGTCTGGAAGGCGCGATATCCGGTCGCGCGCTCTATGACGGCCGGATCGATCCGGCCGAGGCGCTGGCGCTGATCCGCAAGCAGAAAGGAGAGGCCGCATGA